In Chroogloeocystis siderophila 5.2 s.c.1, a single window of DNA contains:
- the nadA gene encoding quinolinate synthase NadA, producing the protein MFTTALAATKSPIDLFAAIQELKEEMNAVILAHYYQEPDIQDIADYIGDSLGLSRQAASTDADVIVFAGVHFMAETAKILNHDKLVLLPDLAAGCSLADSCPPEAFAAFKAAHPEHLVISYINCTAEIKAMSDIICTSSNAVEIVRQIPENQPIIFAPDRNLGQYVIQQTGRDLLLWQGSCIVHETFSERKIIQLKAEHPEAEVIAHPECESAVLRHAHYIGSTTALLKYCQQSHAQAFIVATEPGIIHQMQKQQPGKIFIPAPPVSSCACNECPFMRLNTLEKLYWAMRNRTPQINLAESTRLAALKPIQKMLEMSSK; encoded by the coding sequence GTGTTTACAACTGCACTAGCCGCAACGAAATCACCAATTGACTTATTTGCAGCAATTCAAGAATTAAAGGAAGAGATGAATGCTGTCATTCTGGCACATTACTACCAAGAGCCAGACATTCAAGATATTGCTGACTATATTGGTGACTCGCTAGGGCTTTCTCGTCAAGCAGCCAGCACAGATGCTGATGTCATTGTCTTCGCCGGTGTACATTTCATGGCAGAAACGGCTAAAATTCTTAATCATGACAAGCTTGTGCTTCTACCTGATTTAGCCGCAGGATGTTCTTTAGCTGATAGTTGTCCACCCGAAGCATTTGCAGCTTTCAAAGCAGCGCATCCAGAGCATTTAGTAATTTCCTACATCAACTGCACTGCCGAAATTAAGGCAATGAGCGACATTATTTGTACTAGTTCTAATGCAGTTGAAATTGTACGTCAAATTCCAGAAAATCAACCAATCATCTTTGCTCCAGATCGTAACCTCGGACAATATGTAATCCAGCAGACTGGGAGAGACTTGCTACTTTGGCAAGGCAGTTGTATCGTACATGAAACATTCTCAGAACGCAAAATAATACAACTAAAAGCCGAACATCCAGAGGCTGAAGTCATTGCGCATCCCGAATGTGAAAGTGCTGTCCTCCGTCATGCTCATTATATTGGTTCTACAACTGCTCTCCTTAAATACTGTCAGCAAAGTCATGCACAAGCTTTCATCGTAGCTACCGAACCAGGTATTATTCACCAAATGCAAAAGCAACAGCCAGGTAAAATATTTATTCCTGCGCCTCCCGTCAGTAGCTGTGCTTGTAACGAGTGTCCTTTTATGCGTTTAAACACTTTAGAAAAACTGTATTGGGCAATGAGAAACCGTACCCCACAAATCAACCTTGCAGAATCAACACGCTTAGCAGCTTTGAAACCTATTCAAAAAATGCTGGAAATGAGTAGTAAATAA